Proteins found in one Papio anubis isolate 15944 chromosome 13, Panubis1.0, whole genome shotgun sequence genomic segment:
- the NUDT2 gene encoding bis(5'-nucleosyl)-tetraphosphatase [asymmetrical] isoform X1, which yields MPALFYREPWRCWDRGHIELRVVAKVLQLHTKDKTMALRACGLIIFRRCLIPKVDNNTIEFLLLQASDGIHHWTPPKGHVEPGEDDLETALRETREEAGIEAGQLTIIEGFKRELNYVARNKPKTVIYWLAEVKDYDVEIRLSHEHQAYCWLGLEEACQLAQFKEMKAALQEGHQFLCSTEA from the exons ATGCCAGCCCTGTTTTACAGGGAGCCCTGGAGGTGTTGGGATAGAGGCCACATTGAACTGAGGGTAGTTGCCAAGGTCCTGCAGTTACACACAAAG GATAAGACCATGGCCCTGAGAGCATGTGGCTTGATCATCTTCCGAAGATGCCTCATTCCCAAAGTGGACAACAATACAATTGAGTTTTTACTGCTGCAGGCATCAGATGGCATTCATCACTGGACTCCTCCCAAAG GCCATGTGGAACCAGGAGAGGATGACTTGGAAACAGCCCTGAGGGAGACTCGAGAGGAAGCGGGCATAGAAGCAGGCCAGCTGACCATCATTGAGGGGTTCAAAAGAGAACTCAATTATGTGGCCAGGAACAAGCCTAAAACAGTCATTTACTGGCTGGCAGAGGTGAAGGACTATGATGTGGAGATCCGCCTCTCCCATGAGCACCAAGCCTACtgctggctggggctggaggaggcctGCCAGTTGGCTCAGTTCAAGGAGATGAAGGCAGCACTCCAAGAAGGACACCAGTTTCTTTGCTCCACAGAGGCCTGA
- the NUDT2 gene encoding bis(5'-nucleosyl)-tetraphosphatase [asymmetrical] isoform X2 encodes MALRACGLIIFRRCLIPKVDNNTIEFLLLQASDGIHHWTPPKGHVEPGEDDLETALRETREEAGIEAGQLTIIEGFKRELNYVARNKPKTVIYWLAEVKDYDVEIRLSHEHQAYCWLGLEEACQLAQFKEMKAALQEGHQFLCSTEA; translated from the exons ATGGCCCTGAGAGCATGTGGCTTGATCATCTTCCGAAGATGCCTCATTCCCAAAGTGGACAACAATACAATTGAGTTTTTACTGCTGCAGGCATCAGATGGCATTCATCACTGGACTCCTCCCAAAG GCCATGTGGAACCAGGAGAGGATGACTTGGAAACAGCCCTGAGGGAGACTCGAGAGGAAGCGGGCATAGAAGCAGGCCAGCTGACCATCATTGAGGGGTTCAAAAGAGAACTCAATTATGTGGCCAGGAACAAGCCTAAAACAGTCATTTACTGGCTGGCAGAGGTGAAGGACTATGATGTGGAGATCCGCCTCTCCCATGAGCACCAAGCCTACtgctggctggggctggaggaggcctGCCAGTTGGCTCAGTTCAAGGAGATGAAGGCAGCACTCCAAGAAGGACACCAGTTTCTTTGCTCCACAGAGGCCTGA